The genomic stretch AATACTCTGGAAGGAATACGGAGTGAGGCGCTGAGCCTGGGCGTGGACAGCATAGCGGAGATGACGGAGGCTCTTGCTACCTTTTTCCGCTATACTATTTCCAATGTAGACCATCTGGTAAACTTAGAGGATGAGCTTGCAAATATTGAAAACTACTATTACATCCAACAGTTCCGCTTTGGAAAAAAATTACAGCTGAATATCCAGTATGCATGTTCTGAAGAACTGGATGAAATGGAGATCCTGCAATACCGTCTGCCAAAGCTGACTCTGCAGCCGGTTGTTGAGAATTCTATTTATCACGGGATTGAGCGGAAAATAGGGGAAGGGCATCTGATCATTAAAATTTTGGTAACGGATTCCCGGTTGATCATCAAGATATCTGATGACGGGCTTGGGATGGAGGCCGAAAGGGTAAAAATGTTAAATGAAAAACTTAAAAGCTTATCCTTAGACGATGTGAACCCTGATTTAGACCGGAAAGGCGGCATTGCAATCCAGAATGTCAATAACAGAATCAAGCTGCTCTTCGGAGAGGAATATGGCATCCATGTCTACAGCCAGGTGGAGGCAGGAACGGATGTGGAGATATCCCTTCCTCTGGTAAAGGATTAACAGGACAGAGAGGTGATGAGATGAGAAAGGAAATTCTCCGGCTGAATCATGTTACCCTGGAAGAAAACGGAGAGCGTTATCTGGATAATCTGGATTTTTATATTCTCCAGGGAGAAATTATGGGGCTCATTATATCCGATGCAAAGGGCTGTTCCCAATTGATCCGTCTCATCTGTCATAACATTCCCATAAGCTTTGGCGGAGTATACTATGAAGGAGACCGGGTAAATCATTATTCCCACGCGGACTTTACTGACAACCGGGTTTATGTCATTGAGGAGAGGGGACGGCTCATAGACAGCCTGACCATATCTGATAACCTGTTTGTTATGCGGAAGGGATTTAAAAAGTATATTATTAACAGCAGGGTGCTGGATCATCAGGTGGAGCTTTTGATGGCAGAGTTGGGACTTTCCATTGATCCCAAACGCCGGGTTTCAACCTTAAGCGCCTTTGAGCGCTGTGTGACTGAGCTTTTAAAAGCCATTCTGGCCGGGTGCCGGTTCATTATTCTGGACAGGATCAGCAATTTCTTAAGCCAGATGGAACTAAAACAGTTTCAGGACATTATCAGAGAGCAGGCAAAGAGGGGGACCGCATTCCTTTATATGGGCAACCATCATCAGGAGGTGTTCCAGATTGCGGACCGGGCGGCTCTTTTTCATCAGGGAATCATATGGAAGGTGTTTGAAAAAGAAGAAATGGTGGAAACGGCCCTTCAGCCTTACACCATATCGTTTGACTTATCCGGCAGCCAAATCCGGGAACCTAAGGAGGAGGCTGTTCTTAAATTGGATGGCGTGCATTTGAACGGAAAAGAGCCGGTGGGTTTTTCTCTGCGAAAAGGGGAATGTCTGATGATACTGGATATGGATAATCAGACCTGGGAGCCTCTGGTGGAGGTCCTCTCCGGCAGCAGGGGAATCAGGGCCGGCAGGATTTACCTGGGAGAAAGGGACTTTGCAGGAGAGGAGCCCACGGACTTTTTTAAGGAGGGAGTAGCTGTCATTCCTGATGATCCGGCTGAAACCTTCCTGTTTAGGGACATGAGCTATATGGAAAACCTGACGTTTCTTCTGGACCGGAAGGTTTTGTTCGGGAATTTAAAGCGCAGCCATCTTCGCAGTGTACGGAAAGAATATATGAAAAAGGTGGGGCCCTGTATTGATGCTGGTAAGATTGACCGTTTAAGCATGCGGGAAAGATACGGCCTTGCCTATTACCGGATCCATCTCCTTCACCCTAAGGTCGCTGTGTGCGTACAGCCGCTGGCAAAGGGGGACATGTACTTAAGGCGTTATGTGCTGGATCTGATCCAGGAGCTGAAAAACAGCGGAATTTCGGTACTCATTCTCACAAGCAACCTTGCCGACAACATGGATGTATCAGACCGGATGATAATTCTGCAGGATGGAAAGGTGGCGGCAGAATACGCGAAAGAGGAATTTTATAAAGTAGGC from Lacrimispora sphenoides JCM 1415 encodes the following:
- a CDS encoding sensor histidine kinase, which gives rise to MKEKLRFLSVRVILLLAGVLTGFMFLLCYALYLTRGQPEQIWLIMAASVLLVLFFYNGYYGIYKPMQETKRVERQFASGSVLNDLLKIRYPYCPETEKVNQRFFEMLGTRELINVSKKQAEYLALQNQINPHFLYNTLEGIRSEALSLGVDSIAEMTEALATFFRYTISNVDHLVNLEDELANIENYYYIQQFRFGKKLQLNIQYACSEELDEMEILQYRLPKLTLQPVVENSIYHGIERKIGEGHLIIKILVTDSRLIIKISDDGLGMEAERVKMLNEKLKSLSLDDVNPDLDRKGGIAIQNVNNRIKLLFGEEYGIHVYSQVEAGTDVEISLPLVKD
- a CDS encoding ATP-binding cassette domain-containing protein, yielding MRKEILRLNHVTLEENGERYLDNLDFYILQGEIMGLIISDAKGCSQLIRLICHNIPISFGGVYYEGDRVNHYSHADFTDNRVYVIEERGRLIDSLTISDNLFVMRKGFKKYIINSRVLDHQVELLMAELGLSIDPKRRVSTLSAFERCVTELLKAILAGCRFIILDRISNFLSQMELKQFQDIIREQAKRGTAFLYMGNHHQEVFQIADRAALFHQGIIWKVFEKEEMVETALQPYTISFDLSGSQIREPKEEAVLKLDGVHLNGKEPVGFSLRKGECLMILDMDNQTWEPLVEVLSGSRGIRAGRIYLGERDFAGEEPTDFFKEGVAVIPDDPAETFLFRDMSYMENLTFLLDRKVLFGNLKRSHLRSVRKEYMKKVGPCIDAGKIDRLSMRERYGLAYYRIHLLHPKVAVCVQPLAKGDMYLRRYVLDLIQELKNSGISVLILTSNLADNMDVSDRMIILQDGKVAAEYAKEEFYKVGW